The sequence GTATAGCTTTAAATTCGAGTAATAAAGCTAATGCTAACATTATTTTAGGTGAGAATTCATTAGTGGGAAGAATAGGATTTAAAAATGTCGCGGGAACGGGTTTTATAGATGATGTTTATGAACCAATGATTTATGCATTGCATTCAGGGACCGTTAGTGGCAGTGGAAGTTCATCTTTGGTAATGCAGGCCGGCGGAACATCTCATTCAAATAGAAATATTTATATGAGAACATCAAATCAAACAAGACTTTATATCGACGATGGAGGAAATGTAGGAATCGGAACAACAAACCCTCAGGCACTTTTACACCTTAACGGAGATATGGCAGTTCCCTGGAATTTTGTTTTGAATCATCAAAATGATGCTTTTGGTGCTAATTCTTCGAGACCTATATTGAAGAAAGGGTGGACTTCACCAACAAGTGATTTTTTATATTTTGGTGCTACCGGAAATACAGACAATAGTATTCAGGCAGCTATGTTTATGTCTCGTTTTCAAGGTATTTCTTTTGGAAAAGGGCATAATAACGGAGATCAGTTAAGTCAGACTCACCTTACAATTAAAGAAGATGGTGATGTGACTATGCATGATAATTGGTTGGAAGATGGTTATTTGAAGCATAATGACTGCTTTTGGTCTGAAAATCTTGGTCATAGTGCTCCTTCAAGTTATGAATTGCCCGGAGACAGTGGAAGGCAAACGGAGTTTATTTGCCCTGATGGATACTATATGACCGGCACAAGAGCAAGAGTAAATAGCAATAAAGATCGTATGATGTCTATTCAAATAAGATGTTGCAGATTCTAACGGCTTGAAAATTTAATTTTAAAGGGAAGGTAGGTTACTGCCTTCCCTTTTTTATTTTTGCTTAAAAAAAAGTGAAAGAACCTAAACATTTATCTCAAAAGCTGGAGGGTAGAAAGTCTTTAAATCTTTTGAGAAAACTTTCTGTAAATGATGCTTCTATTGACTTTTGTTCCAACGACTATCTGGGTTTAGCGAAATCTGTTTTTTTTCAAAAACTTTGTCAGAAGAATTATGAAAAATTAATTCAAACCGATTCAATAAAGCACATAAATGGTTCTTCAGGCTCACGGCTAATCAGCGGAAATAATACTTTAATTGAAGATTTAGAAAAGCAGATAGCAGACTTTCACAACAATGAAGAGGCCTTAGTTTTCAATTCGGGTTATACGGCTAATCTTGCTGTTTTATCATCTGTTCCAAAAAGAAATGATATCATACTGTATGATGAATTAATACACGCCTCATTAAGAGACGGTCTGAAGCTTTCTAAAGCCTTTTCGGCCGGCTTTAAACATAACAGCATAGAGGAGGTTGAAAAACTCATAAATGAGCATGCCGGTAAAAAAGAAAACATTTACATTGTTTTGGAAGCAGTCTATTCTATGGATGGAAAAATAACAGATTTGCACTCTTTCGTACAATTGAAAAATAAGTTTAGTAATGTTTTTATAATACTCGATGAAGCACATTCTGTTGGTGTAATCGGTGAAAAAGGGGAGGGGCTTTCTGCTTCATTGAATTTACAAAATGAAGTTTTTATTTGCATCTACACTTATGGAAAAGCTTTTGGTTTATACGGTGCATCTGTTGTTTGTTCGCGTTTAACAAAAGCCTATTTAATAAATTTTGCCAGACCACTCATCTATTCAACTGCTTTACCAATTTATAGCATTATATCCTTGAAAACTGCTTATGACAAAATGTCACAACTTAATAATAGAAGATTAAAAATCAGTCACTTGCAAGAGTTATTTGTTAAGATGTTACAAGTTTATAAAAGCCACTTATTAAATGATGGTGAACACCCGATTCAGGGGATAAAGTTGTCAGGGAGTTCAAAAGTTTTTGAGTTGGCAGCTTATTTAAGGTCCCAAAATTTAAATGTAAAAGCAATCGTTTTTCCAACTGTCCCCCGAAATATGGAGTTGATTAGAATCACTTTTCATTATTATAATTCCAAAAAAGAAGTTTTGCATCTTGCGGAAAGTTTGGAAAAATATTTAAAAAAATACCATGCCGAATCCAGCTCCTGAGATTTCTGTTTTAATGCCCGTGAAAGATGAATCTTTGTACTTAGAGGATTGCCTCATTAGTATTATAAATCAAAGTTTTGAAAACTGGGAATGCATAGTTATTGATGACAGCTCAATGGATAATACTCCTGATATTTTAGAAAGCTTCAGCAAAACAGACAAACGAATCAAGTGGTACCGGAATGAAGGCAAGGGAATTATTCCTGCATTGCAAATGGCTTATAAAAAGAGTACCGGTAAGTTTTTAACCAGAATGGATGGAGATGATTTAATGCCAAAGGAAAAGTTAAAGCTTTTATATCAAAAGTTGATACACTCTGATGCACAGATATCAACCGGTTTGGTTAAGTATTTTCCGGAAAACGAAATTAATGAAGGTTATCAGAAGTATCAAAATTGGTTAAATGATATTCAGGTAAGAGATTTGCATTATGAAGAAATCTACAGAGAATGTGTAGTTGCATCGCCAAACTGGCTGATAAGCAGGGAGGATTTTGATGCAGCGGGAGCCTTTTTTAGCGATATTTACCCGGAAGATTATGAATTAGTGTTTCGCTGGTACAAAAAGCAATTTAAAATAGAGGCTGTTCAAGAGATTACTCACCTTTGGAGAGATCATCCCAAAAGAGTTTCCAGAACACATCAACATTATAAAGACCAGCATTTTTTCGATCTAAAATTCCGGTATTTTCTTGAATTAGATTATCGGGAAGATAAGGAATTAATCCTTTGGGGTGCGGGTTTAAAAGGCAAATTAGGGGCTAAAATTCTGAAGAGAAATAATATAAAATTCAGATGGTGCTGTAATAATGAAAATAAAGTGGGGCATATTGTAAATGGGGTAAAAATGGAATACTTTGACATAGTTGAAAATCCGATTAAACCCATTCAGATTATTGTTGCTGTTTCACAAAGAAATCAGGGAGATTCGATTAGTGAGTATTTTAGCCGATTAGGTTTCCAAAAGATGAAAGATTATTATTTTTTCTGTTAAAAGCATAACTTTAAACCTATGAACAGAAGTGTATACTCATTAAAAAAGGCGGGTTCATTTAAAAATCTGCATCTCACAACTGAAAATTTAGCTGACCCGCAAAAGGATGAGGTACAAATTTCTGTTAAAGCTATAGGGTTAAATTTTGCTGACATATTTGCTATTCAGGGCTTATACAGCGCAACGCCCAAAGGTATTTTTATCCCGGGACTGGAATTTTCCGGTATGATTCATAAAGTAGGTAAGGATGTTACCGACTATAAAATAGGCGATAGAGTAATGGGCGTAACCCGATTCGGCGCTTACGCAGATTTTTTAAATATAGATGCAGATTATGTATTTCGCTTACCGGAGGATTGGTCATTCAGCGAGGGTGCAGCTTTTCCGGTACAGGCTATAACTGCTTACTATGCTTTGTTTAATCTTGGCGATCTTCGGGCTTCTGATACTGTATTAATTCATAGTGCAGCCGGAGGGGTTGGGCTTTTGGCAAACAGATTAGCTAAAAAGGCAGGTGCTTATACTATTGGCACTGTGAGTTCTGTTGAAAAAATCGAGCTGCTAAAAAAAGAAAACTATGATGCTTACATAGTTAGGGATAAAAACTTTGAAAATAATCTTCAGCAAGCAATTAAAGGTCGCGA comes from Chitinophagaceae bacterium and encodes:
- a CDS encoding zinc-binding dehydrogenase; the encoded protein is MNRSVYSLKKAGSFKNLHLTTENLADPQKDEVQISVKAIGLNFADIFAIQGLYSATPKGIFIPGLEFSGMIHKVGKDVTDYKIGDRVMGVTRFGAYADFLNIDADYVFRLPEDWSFSEGAAFPVQAITAYYALFNLGDLRASDTVLIHSAAGGVGLLANRLAKKAGAYTIGTVSSVEKIELLKKENYDAYIVRDKNFENNLQQAIKGRELNLILECIGGEIFKTGYKLLTPMGRIVVYGAATFAQNLNSPNPLKLLWKYLNRPVLDPLKMMSENKSVMAFNLIWLYDKKAFLKSVFREVVNQNLQQPLVGHEFEFKNMMQALELFRSGKTSGKVIVKV
- a CDS encoding pyridoxal phosphate-dependent aminotransferase family protein, giving the protein MKEPKHLSQKLEGRKSLNLLRKLSVNDASIDFCSNDYLGLAKSVFFQKLCQKNYEKLIQTDSIKHINGSSGSRLISGNNTLIEDLEKQIADFHNNEEALVFNSGYTANLAVLSSVPKRNDIILYDELIHASLRDGLKLSKAFSAGFKHNSIEEVEKLINEHAGKKENIYIVLEAVYSMDGKITDLHSFVQLKNKFSNVFIILDEAHSVGVIGEKGEGLSASLNLQNEVFICIYTYGKAFGLYGASVVCSRLTKAYLINFARPLIYSTALPIYSIISLKTAYDKMSQLNNRRLKISHLQELFVKMLQVYKSHLLNDGEHPIQGIKLSGSSKVFELAAYLRSQNLNVKAIVFPTVPRNMELIRITFHYYNSKKEVLHLAESLEKYLKKYHAESSS
- a CDS encoding glycosyltransferase family 2 protein, yielding MPNPAPEISVLMPVKDESLYLEDCLISIINQSFENWECIVIDDSSMDNTPDILESFSKTDKRIKWYRNEGKGIIPALQMAYKKSTGKFLTRMDGDDLMPKEKLKLLYQKLIHSDAQISTGLVKYFPENEINEGYQKYQNWLNDIQVRDLHYEEIYRECVVASPNWLISREDFDAAGAFFSDIYPEDYELVFRWYKKQFKIEAVQEITHLWRDHPKRVSRTHQHYKDQHFFDLKFRYFLELDYREDKELILWGAGLKGKLGAKILKRNNIKFRWCCNNENKVGHIVNGVKMEYFDIVENPIKPIQIIVAVSQRNQGDSISEYFSRLGFQKMKDYYFFC